Proteins from one Candidatus Saccharimonadales bacterium genomic window:
- a CDS encoding phage holin family protein, whose translation MKKQFFVFVVRWALNSIGLWIAVRIFGTGYSNADLTAGVWAFVFAGLIFSIMNSILRPIVIILSLPAILVTLGLFTLIVNGLMVYLSLKLAPGLNMTFWNSVLTGMVLSLVNYIVSSALELQYARSVEEK comes from the coding sequence ATGAAAAAACAATTTTTCGTCTTTGTTGTCCGATGGGCACTCAACTCTATTGGCCTATGGATAGCCGTCCGTATATTTGGGACTGGCTATAGTAATGCCGATTTAACGGCAGGTGTTTGGGCCTTTGTTTTTGCTGGACTAATATTTTCAATCATGAATAGTATCCTTCGTCCAATTGTTATTATCTTGTCACTTCCAGCCATTCTGGTCACACTCGGTCTATTCACTCTTATTGTCAACGGACTCATGGTGTATCTTTCACTAAAACTGGCACCAGGTCTTAATATGACATTCTGGAACTCTGTGCTTACCGGAATGGTGCTGAGTCTGGTAAACTATATAGTAAGTAGTGCACTTGAATTACAGTATGCACGTAGTGTAGAGGAGAAATAA
- a CDS encoding UvrB/UvrC motif-containing protein: protein MNERLETKLKTLPRTPGVYFHKSKAGEIIYVGKAAVLKNRVRQYFQSTRDMDVKTRALVAEIDDTDWVETESEIDALFLESEMVKRYMPRFNILLRDDKSQLFVRIDMKSEWPYVCFTHNPADDNAEYFGPYFNGYAVKKALRYLRKVFPYYTKPPKSDARPDLDAHLGLSPIGMTNEEYKANLRKLISYVKGNRKSLVSEIEKEMKTAAGLQDFERATILRNKLYNLRELQHRIMFGDKEFLDISKDKALGDLVDLLGLKKIPARIEGYDISHMSGTNVVASQVVFINGVSSRSDYRKYKTKIEHNDDFYNMNETITRRLSEKNLKSWGKPDLFLIDGGKGQLDAALKAREDRDIHDIPFIGLAKREEQIVIDHSRSNVVLNKEKLKALDGYMTITDNFTLINLPHSSHIIKLLQRIRDESHRFAVSYHTVLKRAKQTASILEEIPGIGPVARKKLIRTFGSLRSVQTASKSDVIACLGESQGTIIATYLALP, encoded by the coding sequence CCGCAGTTCTCAAAAATCGTGTCAGGCAGTACTTTCAATCCACGCGCGACATGGACGTAAAGACCAGGGCCCTTGTTGCCGAAATTGATGATACCGACTGGGTTGAAACAGAAAGTGAAATTGACGCACTATTTTTAGAATCTGAAATGGTGAAACGGTACATGCCAAGGTTCAATATTTTACTAAGGGATGATAAATCACAATTATTTGTTCGAATCGATATGAAAAGCGAGTGGCCATATGTTTGTTTTACTCATAACCCAGCAGATGATAACGCTGAGTACTTTGGTCCATACTTCAATGGCTACGCAGTAAAAAAAGCCTTACGATATCTTAGGAAAGTATTTCCATATTACACGAAACCTCCTAAGTCGGATGCACGTCCAGATCTTGATGCACATCTCGGGCTCTCTCCAATTGGTATGACGAACGAGGAGTATAAAGCAAACCTTAGAAAGCTTATTAGTTATGTCAAAGGAAACCGCAAATCATTAGTCTCTGAAATCGAAAAAGAAATGAAAACTGCAGCGGGTCTGCAGGACTTTGAGCGTGCGACAATCCTTCGCAATAAGCTTTATAATCTTCGAGAGCTGCAGCACCGTATCATGTTTGGTGATAAGGAATTTCTTGATATTAGTAAAGATAAAGCTCTGGGAGATCTCGTTGACTTACTTGGTCTTAAGAAGATTCCAGCACGAATCGAAGGCTACGATATTAGTCATATGAGTGGAACAAATGTCGTTGCAAGTCAGGTTGTTTTTATAAACGGCGTCAGTAGCCGTAGTGACTATAGGAAATATAAAACCAAAATTGAACATAACGACGACTTCTATAATATGAACGAAACAATTACGAGGCGGCTCAGTGAGAAAAACTTAAAGAGTTGGGGTAAGCCAGATCTATTTCTCATAGATGGTGGTAAAGGGCAACTCGATGCGGCTCTTAAGGCACGAGAAGACCGAGATATTCATGACATTCCTTTTATTGGTCTTGCAAAACGTGAAGAACAAATCGTCATTGACCATAGTCGCTCTAACGTCGTGCTAAATAAAGAAAAACTAAAAGCCCTTGATGGCTACATGACAATCACGGATAACTTTACACTTATTAATCTGCCGCATAGTTCCCATATTATAAAACTACTGCAGCGCATTCGTGATGAGTCACACCGCTTTGCGGTGAGCTATCACACGGTACTGAAGCGAGCGAAGCAAACGGCTAGTATTCTTGAAGAAATTCCAGGTATTGGACCGGTTGCACGCAAGAAACTGATTCGTACATTTGGTAGTCTTCGATCAGTACAGACGGCGAGTAAGAGTGACGTCATTGCTTGTCTTGGTGAGTCCCAGGGGACAATCATTGCAACCTACCTCGCACTCCCATAG
- a CDS encoding type II secretion system protein, which translates to MRFKTNIVDRHHRSGFTIVEMLAVIVIIGILATTVIFAIGSWRQRTAQTEVKNDLNAVSAGMESIRNFGAGYPSTLPGGFKPSVNVTVTYTSGDLTNYCIDGKSKVVTTVTYFINTNTGGNIPQKGTCALGPMP; encoded by the coding sequence ATGCGTTTCAAGACGAACATAGTAGATAGACATCATCGGTCCGGTTTCACGATTGTTGAAATGCTAGCCGTAATTGTTATTATCGGTATTCTTGCAACAACAGTTATTTTTGCAATAGGTTCTTGGCGCCAACGAACTGCACAGACTGAAGTCAAAAATGATTTAAATGCTGTCTCTGCAGGTATGGAGAGTATACGCAATTTTGGAGCTGGTTATCCGTCCACATTACCTGGAGGTTTTAAGCCAAGTGTTAACGTGACTGTTACATATACTTCCGGAGATCTAACAAATTATTGCATCGATGGTAAAAGTAAAGTCGTTACCACCGTTACATATTTCATCAATACAAATACTGGTGGCAATATCCCTCAAAAAGGAACCTGCGCACTTGGTCCGATGCCATAA
- a CDS encoding aminopeptidase P N-terminal domain-containing protein, with product MVMSREFYIENRSQLAKRLGGGVFVLTAYSKQQRTNDTSQRFEQEANFWWLTGIEAAQWQLIVDGTRNKSWLVAPHIKDINYIFDGGLSAEDAVGISGVDTVISSDEATVLLRDLAKKHIVVYAIGEHQHVEYFDFVQNPADKKLRESLTRIFATVRGCRKDITALRRIKQPEEIAALRQAIDLTIEGFELIKEKLPTLKYEYEVEAEFGYLFRRKGAFGHAYDPIVAGGLHACTLHYDTNDDTLKKRELLMLDVGARHHGYSADISRTYAVGKPTKRQIAVHAAVQAAQTEIINLLGPGVSVEEYHKRSDAIMIDALMSLDLMTNKDDTASFRKYFPHAISHGLGIDTHDGLGGPKYFEAGMVLTVEPGIYINEESIGVRIEDDILITKSGYENLSVKLSTDL from the coding sequence ATGGTCATGTCACGTGAATTTTATATAGAAAACCGCTCCCAGCTTGCAAAGCGGCTAGGTGGAGGCGTATTTGTGCTTACTGCATATAGCAAGCAGCAGCGTACAAACGATACTTCTCAGCGATTCGAGCAGGAGGCTAACTTCTGGTGGCTCACGGGTATTGAAGCAGCACAGTGGCAACTCATTGTTGACGGTACAAGGAATAAAAGCTGGCTCGTCGCTCCTCATATTAAAGATATAAATTACATTTTTGATGGCGGTCTTTCAGCTGAGGATGCGGTAGGAATAAGTGGCGTCGATACTGTCATATCTTCAGATGAGGCGACCGTACTTCTCCGTGATTTAGCAAAAAAACATATTGTTGTCTATGCGATTGGCGAACATCAACACGTTGAATATTTTGATTTCGTTCAAAATCCAGCTGACAAAAAACTACGAGAATCACTCACGAGAATCTTTGCGACAGTTCGTGGTTGTCGAAAAGACATAACGGCACTTCGAAGAATCAAGCAGCCTGAAGAAATTGCCGCGCTACGCCAAGCGATTGATCTCACAATTGAAGGATTTGAGCTCATAAAGGAAAAACTTCCAACTCTAAAATACGAATATGAAGTTGAAGCGGAGTTTGGCTACTTGTTTCGTCGAAAAGGTGCATTTGGACATGCCTATGATCCAATCGTTGCCGGTGGTTTACATGCCTGTACACTTCACTATGATACAAATGACGATACATTAAAAAAGCGAGAATTATTAATGCTAGATGTTGGAGCAAGGCATCATGGCTATTCTGCAGATATTAGTAGAACCTACGCCGTAGGAAAGCCAACCAAAAGACAAATCGCAGTCCACGCCGCTGTTCAAGCAGCACAAACAGAAATTATTAACCTGCTTGGTCCAGGGGTTTCGGTGGAAGAGTACCATAAACGTTCTGACGCTATTATGATTGACGCCCTCATGAGCCTTGATCTTATGACAAACAAAGATGACACTGCTTCATTCAGAAAATATTTCCCTCATGCAATTAGCCATGGTCTTGGAATCGATACCCACGACGGTCTCGGTGGACCCAAGTACTTTGAAGCTGGTATGGTACTTACCGTGGAACCAGGTATCTATATCAATGAAGAATCAATAGGGGTCCGCATTGAAGACGATATTCTTATTACCAAATCTGGGTATGAAAATCTAAGCGTCAAACTATCGACAGACCTATAG
- the secG gene encoding preprotein translocase subunit SecG, translated as MTIDSILQIVTIGSAVLMVACILLQQRGASLGAGFGSSGELYTTRRGLDKNLYEATIVLAVVFILSILAGLLLPAFIK; from the coding sequence ATGACTATTGATAGCATCTTACAAATTGTCACGATTGGTTCAGCCGTCTTGATGGTTGCATGTATTTTACTTCAGCAACGTGGCGCAAGTCTTGGCGCTGGTTTCGGAAGTTCAGGCGAGTTATATACAACTCGACGTGGGCTTGATAAAAATCTCTATGAAGCAACTATTGTTTTAGCGGTTGTTTTTATCTTATCGATTCTGGCTGGATTACTATTACCAGCGTTCATAAAATAG